The Montipora capricornis isolate CH-2021 chromosome 3, ASM3666992v2, whole genome shotgun sequence genome window below encodes:
- the LOC138039979 gene encoding uncharacterized protein, translating to MAAVLPASARRSNKGRFCKAEAFIRNNNAANRLTATWSAIKRQENEKNVRHPKVCSEVSLRGHRVVELNVLAEALDGACEACGAALRLLDCIKETVSGLGSLLYICCSNSECGETNICRTNKTHRMLHAGIGPTHVLLSSINVPSVGESTLKAREKEVGPQIEKLAKESCLESLERERNLWKEESEKENVEIGASYDMGCCGAKNAVVSVLVGDDDSSTINKVRQNVEHEIEKWSDVVHAKRSFGSSLYSIKAQNKSLTDMVIRYFQRCFGYALKQNKDNEEGVRNGLKSIVPHAYGDHSSCGNWCGYLKNPASYKHRGLPHGKDLTDKSLRQSLKKTIEVYASNAKKLAPLGSSQANEALNNTIGSKAPKIRHYGSSESSDFRVACAVGQKNLGHSYVSQFAKKTDKRMLSLKGKQKTREYKKRRIEKKENRLKKTKQLQNREGQQYSSGMGFDGDHAAQEIPAPPPASKIETVSLSKDYHKIIFDLETSGRGNDAEILQIAATDGKDELSIYVKPSHVISPQASAVNKLTFQRGMLFYDGKPIIDATAIDLALKNFIELSSSIQGIAS from the exons atggcggccgttCTTCCCGCTAGTGCGAGAAGGTCAAACAAGGGCCGCTTTTGCAAAGCTGAAGCTTTTATTCGAAATAACAATGCCGCAAATCGCCTTACAGCTACCTGGTCTGCTAtcaaaagacaagaaaatgaaaaaaatgtgcgTCATCCGAAAGTCTGCAGCGAAGTTTCACTTCGCGGTCATCGAGTTGTAGAATTAAATGTCCTCGCTGAGGCTTTGGATGGGGCTTGTGAAGCTTGTGGGGCGGCTCTACGGCTCTTGGACTGCATAAAAGAAACAGTTTCTGGGCTAGGATCACTACTTTACATATGCTGTTCAAACTCCGAGTGTGGAGAGACAAATATCTGTCGAACAAATAAGACCCACC GCATGCTACACGCAGGAATAGGTCCTACCCACGTGTTGTTGTCATCTATCAACGTACCATCAGTTGGGGAATCCACGCTGAAGGCTCGCGAGAAGGAAGTAGGACCCCAAATTGAAAAGTTGGCAAAGGAATCATGCCTGGAAAGTTTAGAAAGGGAAAGAAACCTGTGGAAAGAGGagagtgaaaaggaaaatgtagAGATTGGAGCGTCATATGACATGGGAtg TTGTGGAGCAAAAAATGCAGTTGTATCTGTTCTTGTTGGGGATGATGATTCATCAACCATAaacaaagtgaggcaaaatgttGAGCATGAGATTGAAAAATGGTCAGACGTAGTCCATGCTAAAAGATCCTTTGGTAGCTCACTATACAGCATCAAGGCCCAAAACAAAAGCCTGACAGATATGGTGATACGGTATTTCCAGAGATGCTTCGGTTATGCACTAAAGCAAAATAAGGATAATGAAGAAGGTGTGCGAAACGGTCTGAAGTCTATCGTGCCCCATGCTTATGGTGACCATTCTTCCTGTGGCAACTGGTGTGGCTACTTAAAAAATCCTGCATCGTACAAACACAGAGGTCTTCCCCATGGCAAGGATCTTACTGACAAAAGCTTGAGGCAGTCCCTGAAAAAGACCATAGAA GTGTATGCTTCAAATGCCAAGAAACTAGCTCCCCTTGGGTCAAGCCAAGCTAATGAAGCACTCAACAACACTATTGGAAGCAAAGCTCCAAAGATCAGACACTATGGATCTAGTGAAAGCAGTGACTTCCGTGTTGCATGCGCTGTTGGCCAAAAGAACTTAGGCCATTCTTATGTTTCTCAG tttgcaaagaaaacggACAAGAGAATGCTAAGTTTGAAagggaaacagaaaacaagagaGTACAAGAAGAGAAGAATTGAGAAGAAAGAGAATCGtttgaaaaagacaaaacagctTCAGAACAGAGAGGGACAACAGTATAGTTCTGGAATGGGCTTCGATGGAGACCATGCCGCTCAGGAAATTCCAGCACCACCTCCAGCCTCAAAGATTGAGACAGTATCATTGTCCAAAGACTACCATAAAATCATATTTGATTTGGAAACATCTGGAAGGG GTAATGATGCTGAAATCCTACAAATTGCTGCAACAGATGGTAAAGATGAGTTATCTATTTATGTTAAGCCTTCTCATGTAATATCACCACAAGCATCTGCTGTGAACAAGCTCACCTTCCAAAGAGGAATGCTGTTTTATGATGGGAAACCGATCATTGATGCCACTGCAATTGATCTAGCCCTGAAGAACTTCATTGA ACTCTCTTCCAGCATTCAGGGAATTGCTTCCTGA